Proteins co-encoded in one Bacillus paramycoides genomic window:
- a CDS encoding spore germination protein: MSLNEETLETKTDKNIKNIQTSNLKELKNTLNNIFDISADLIEHPLQLKTTTNILLYYFEGLTDGVALKSNVVTPLLQEVNEDSQIFNSNIIATHTKIVFTWNKIKEGLLEGQCVLFMEGEKRSLLINTKGWAERAIQEPISEVTIKGSHDGFIENATKNIGLIRRYLPSTELKIKKLTIGERATSVVYLIYLGDVANADVVQEIETRICRIKTDAVLSIGELSNYTKDQNWTPFPQAYLSERPDAISNHILDGKVAVLMDRSPGAMIVPMNLIGFFQTPDDYNIHWLIASFFRLLRFAGFIIAIFLPAFYIAIVSFHFEIIPIDLYTSIATSRVKVPFSPLLEAFIMEITLEMLREAGIRLPQPIGQTIGIVGGIVIGQAAVQAGLVSNVMVIIVSITAIASFIVSNYDLSSSIRLIRFPMMLLAYFYGIVGIVSGLMLLFAHFVSLTSYGSPYGLPIAPFRLQELKDSFVRFPISMITTRSSTGQPKQKKKKEGGSHGES; encoded by the coding sequence TTGTCCTTAAATGAAGAGACCTTAGAAACTAAAACAGATAAAAACATTAAAAACATCCAAACAAGTAACTTAAAAGAACTTAAAAATACATTAAATAATATCTTTGATATTAGTGCAGATTTAATCGAACATCCTTTGCAATTAAAAACAACCACGAATATTTTACTATATTATTTTGAAGGCCTTACAGATGGTGTCGCTTTAAAAAGCAATGTTGTTACACCATTACTACAAGAAGTAAATGAAGACAGTCAAATATTTAATTCTAATATTATTGCTACTCATACCAAAATAGTATTTACATGGAATAAAATTAAAGAAGGATTACTTGAGGGTCAATGTGTTCTATTTATGGAAGGAGAAAAGCGGTCACTTCTAATAAATACAAAAGGCTGGGCAGAAAGAGCAATTCAAGAACCCATTTCAGAAGTTACTATTAAAGGCTCACATGATGGATTTATTGAGAATGCCACAAAAAATATAGGCTTAATTCGTCGATATCTTCCTTCAACAGAGTTAAAGATCAAAAAGCTGACGATTGGAGAACGAGCCACTTCAGTAGTTTATTTAATTTACTTAGGTGATGTAGCAAACGCAGATGTAGTCCAAGAAATAGAAACTAGAATCTGTAGAATTAAAACGGATGCAGTATTGAGTATTGGAGAACTATCTAATTATACAAAAGATCAAAATTGGACTCCTTTCCCACAAGCTTATTTAAGCGAACGCCCAGATGCCATTTCAAATCATATACTCGATGGAAAAGTAGCAGTGTTAATGGATAGATCCCCTGGTGCAATGATTGTTCCAATGAATTTAATTGGATTCTTTCAAACTCCAGATGATTATAATATTCATTGGCTCATTGCTTCATTTTTTCGCTTATTACGATTTGCAGGATTTATTATAGCTATTTTTTTACCGGCATTTTATATTGCTATAGTGTCTTTTCACTTTGAAATCATTCCTATAGATTTATACACTTCTATTGCAACGTCTAGAGTCAAAGTCCCTTTCTCTCCCTTATTAGAAGCTTTTATAATGGAAATCACACTAGAAATGCTACGTGAAGCTGGTATTCGCTTACCACAACCAATTGGACAGACCATTGGAATTGTTGGAGGGATTGTAATTGGACAGGCGGCTGTTCAAGCAGGTCTTGTGAGTAACGTTATGGTTATTATCGTATCTATTACAGCCATTGCATCATTTATTGTTTCTAATTATGATTTATCAAGTTCTATACGCCTTATTCGTTTTCCAATGATGTTATTGGCATACTTTTATGGGATTGTAGGTATCGTTAGTGGATTAATGCTCTTATTCGCTCATTTTGTTTCACTAACCTCCTATGGTTCACCATACGGATTGCCAATCGCGCCATTTCGGCTTCAAGAATTAAAAGATTCTTTTGTAAGATTTCCTATTTCTATGATTACCACCCGCTCGAGTACAGGACAGCCGAAACAAAAAAAGAAAAAAGAAGGTGGTTCGCATGGGGAATCTTAA
- a CDS encoding cytochrome P450, which yields MLQKIELKYDPLDPQTLLNPYPIYKKLRENAPVYWHEGMKSWVLTRYDDCKEVLRNHEVFTTDRRRVGVEIPDVRHNVQSLDPPDNIPLRNLLTKAFNSQDINNVREKIHVLIKDILKKHKSINEFDFMREVSAPLALSMTAITLGVDEPNLDSFLEISEAITRQMDSGLRPENIEPGNQAREKLNALVGEWFATEDRPGIVSYIRKHAQNTNVPEHYIRNTTGTMFNASFGSLYAVFGNVVLALLEHPEVFDKLNDKSLIDTGVDELIRFDGPAQGTGRIAAKTTKIRDTTIQKGDVIVVLFAAANRDPEVFPEPDSIILDRSKNPHLGFGWGPHTCVGTFFGKLAIKELILCLLEESSRLRLLRRPTRRVTATSRGIELLPVSFS from the coding sequence ATGTTACAAAAAATAGAACTTAAATATGATCCTCTCGATCCTCAAACATTATTGAATCCATATCCTATTTATAAAAAGTTAAGAGAGAACGCTCCCGTTTATTGGCATGAAGGAATGAAATCATGGGTATTAACAAGATACGATGATTGTAAAGAAGTGCTACGTAATCATGAAGTGTTTACAACTGATAGAAGACGAGTTGGAGTGGAAATTCCAGATGTACGTCATAATGTTCAATCTTTGGATCCACCTGACAATATACCTTTGCGTAATCTATTAACGAAAGCTTTTAATTCACAGGATATTAATAATGTTCGAGAGAAAATACATGTATTAATTAAAGATATTTTAAAAAAACACAAATCAATAAATGAATTTGATTTTATGAGAGAGGTTTCCGCTCCGCTAGCATTAAGTATGACAGCAATTACACTTGGTGTTGATGAGCCAAACTTGGATTCTTTTCTTGAAATATCGGAAGCTATTACTCGACAAATGGATTCAGGACTAAGACCTGAGAATATTGAACCAGGTAATCAAGCACGCGAAAAACTCAATGCTCTTGTTGGTGAGTGGTTTGCTACTGAAGATAGGCCAGGAATTGTTTCATACATTAGAAAGCATGCTCAAAACACAAATGTTCCTGAGCATTACATTCGTAATACAACTGGTACGATGTTCAATGCAAGTTTTGGATCTTTATATGCTGTATTTGGTAATGTCGTGCTTGCTCTATTAGAACACCCAGAAGTATTTGATAAATTAAATGATAAATCTTTAATTGACACTGGGGTGGATGAATTAATTCGTTTTGATGGACCAGCACAAGGAACGGGTCGCATAGCTGCCAAAACGACAAAAATTAGAGATACTACAATTCAGAAAGGTGATGTAATTGTAGTACTGTTTGCTGCAGCCAATAGGGATCCGGAAGTGTTTCCTGAACCTGATAGTATAATTCTTGACCGTTCAAAAAATCCACATCTGGGGTTTGGTTGGGGACCACATACATGTGTAGGAACTTTTTTTGGTAAATTAGCAATTAAAGAATTGATTTTATGTCTTTTAGAAGAGTCGAGTCGTTTACGATTATTGAGACGCCCAACACGTAGGGTCACAGCTACTTCAAGAGGTATTGAGTTGTTGCCAGTTTCTTTTTCCTAA
- a CDS encoding lytic polysaccharide monooxygenase, producing MNLKFTSKFERLRKSKKGIGACVLAAGVTAITMIPQSAYAHGFVEKPTSRAALCSQNYGALNLNCGNIMYEPQSLEAPKGFPDGGPIDGKIASAGGLFGGILDQQTSNRWFKNTIKGGETTFTWKYTAAHLTSKWHYYITKKGWDPNKPLTRAELEPIGTVKHDGSVASNNLTHTINVPTDRNGYHVILAVWDVADTSNAFYNVIDVNLVNNEAPDTVAPSQPTGLSTSNVTANSVALTWKASTDNIGVKEYQVLRNGEVIDTVSGTTFIDKKLKENTEYTYTIKALDSAGNISKESEELKIKTANETTDKEAPTQPKGLHSMSTTATTVDLMWSPSEDNVGVDHYIVYRESAGVMNKIGTTDNTSFMDKELKANTSYKYVVTAVDLAGNESSRSDVLNVKTKAEDSTYEKWDARKAYTKGDRVVYEGKVYEAVQDYQGNGDTNWIFALSLWKPVLNQ from the coding sequence ATGAATTTGAAATTTACATCTAAATTTGAAAGATTAAGAAAAAGTAAAAAAGGAATTGGTGCTTGTGTTTTAGCTGCAGGGGTGACGGCTATTACAATGATTCCTCAAAGTGCGTATGCACACGGATTTGTTGAAAAGCCAACCAGTCGTGCTGCTTTATGTAGTCAGAATTATGGAGCATTAAATTTAAATTGTGGAAATATAATGTACGAACCTCAAAGTCTAGAAGCACCTAAAGGATTCCCAGATGGTGGACCGATTGATGGGAAAATCGCTTCGGCAGGAGGACTGTTTGGAGGAATCCTTGACCAACAAACATCAAATCGCTGGTTCAAAAATACGATTAAGGGTGGAGAAACTACATTTACATGGAAATATACAGCTGCACATCTTACAAGTAAATGGCATTATTATATTACAAAAAAGGGATGGGACCCTAATAAACCATTAACACGTGCTGAATTAGAACCAATTGGAACAGTGAAACATGATGGTTCGGTCGCATCAAATAATTTAACACATACAATTAATGTACCAACTGATCGAAATGGTTATCATGTTATTTTAGCTGTATGGGATGTAGCAGATACGTCAAATGCGTTTTATAATGTAATTGATGTAAATCTAGTAAATAATGAAGCTCCCGATACAGTAGCCCCAAGTCAACCAACTGGTTTAAGTACGTCTAACGTTACTGCCAATAGTGTTGCACTAACATGGAAGGCCTCTACGGATAATATAGGTGTAAAAGAGTATCAAGTGTTACGCAATGGAGAAGTAATTGATACGGTATCAGGTACAACATTTATTGATAAAAAGCTAAAAGAAAATACGGAATATACCTATACAATAAAGGCATTAGACTCTGCTGGAAACATATCAAAAGAAAGTGAAGAACTAAAGATTAAGACAGCAAATGAAACAACAGATAAAGAAGCTCCGACTCAACCGAAAGGATTACATAGTATGAGTACAACAGCGACAACTGTTGATTTGATGTGGAGTCCGTCTGAAGATAATGTAGGAGTAGACCATTATATTGTATATAGAGAAAGCGCTGGAGTTATGAATAAAATCGGGACAACGGATAATACATCCTTTATGGATAAAGAATTGAAGGCTAATACATCGTATAAATATGTAGTAACAGCGGTTGATTTAGCTGGAAATGAATCTAGTAGAAGTGATGTATTGAATGTAAAAACAAAGGCAGAGGACTCCACATATGAAAAATGGGATGCGAGAAAAGCATATACTAAAGGTGATAGAGTAGTATATGAGGGGAAAGTGTATGAAGCAGTTCAAGATTATCAAGGAAATGGTGACACAAATTGGATTTTTGCTCTATCGCTTTGGAAGCCAGTTTTGAATCAATGA
- a CDS encoding Fic family protein, with protein sequence MRDFFDDKYKNIELKRRLINLISEISEFKGKLAAYQEQNPDIFNSLEKTIPLHYIKNFTTIYEDIKVPNKRLKELILDDIVPQNISEDAIFCYYQTLSFVHKNSCTLSINPATIQELHFQLIHYLTSDSAKWREKSFIIPGIPEHGMHLNSYRILPHELIPQFMEQLCDQYNSLNTSKGLHSLLLIARFILNFYCIVPFNQGNGRLAFMLMQLLLIKSGHTFVKYVCLDKYIKKNESEYYNSIYKSSVNWYCEEHNSSFWLKTFLTIILEAYKDLHNTVLDSICKHTKVERIQDFILKQKQPFTKESIRNTYPDIAESTISKALNSLQLFGHIKLVTKGRNAKWTKV encoded by the coding sequence ATGAGAGATTTTTTTGATGATAAGTATAAAAATATTGAATTAAAAAGGAGGTTAATCAATTTAATAAGTGAAATTAGCGAATTCAAAGGAAAATTAGCTGCTTATCAGGAACAAAACCCTGACATATTTAATAGTTTAGAAAAAACTATACCACTACATTACATAAAAAATTTCACTACTATTTATGAGGATATAAAAGTTCCTAATAAAAGATTAAAAGAACTTATTTTAGATGATATAGTACCTCAAAACATTTCGGAAGATGCTATTTTTTGTTATTATCAAACACTTTCTTTTGTACATAAAAACTCCTGTACTTTATCAATTAATCCAGCAACTATACAGGAATTACATTTTCAACTAATACATTACCTTACCTCTGATAGTGCCAAGTGGCGTGAAAAATCTTTTATTATTCCAGGTATTCCTGAGCATGGAATGCACTTGAATAGTTACCGCATTCTTCCACATGAACTCATTCCACAGTTTATGGAGCAATTATGTGATCAATACAACTCATTAAATACTAGTAAGGGGCTACATTCGCTTTTATTAATAGCTCGTTTTATATTAAATTTTTATTGCATAGTCCCTTTCAATCAAGGTAATGGCAGGCTAGCATTTATGTTAATGCAGTTGCTGCTAATTAAGAGTGGACATACATTTGTAAAATATGTATGTTTGGATAAGTATATTAAGAAAAATGAATCTGAATATTACAATTCGATTTATAAATCTTCGGTAAATTGGTACTGCGAGGAACACAATAGTAGCTTTTGGTTAAAAACGTTTTTAACTATTATATTAGAGGCTTACAAAGATCTGCATAACACTGTTCTAGATTCTATATGTAAACATACTAAAGTTGAGAGAATTCAGGATTTTATACTTAAACAAAAACAACCCTTTACTAAGGAAAGTATTCGTAACACATATCCAGACATTGCAGAGAGTACAATTAGTAAGGCTTTAAATTCCTTGCAATTATTTGGGCATATTAAGCTAGTTACAAAAGGAAGAAACGCAAAGTGGACTAAAGTTTGA